A segment of the bacterium genome:
GCCCACGACCGCGCTGACCCGGCCGTCGAGAAAGCGCCCGAAGGCGATCTTCTCGCTGGTGGCCTCCGCGTGGAAGTCCACGACGCGCACCCGGGCCTCGCCGGCGAGCGCCTCGATCTCGGCGAGCACGCTCCGGAAGGGGCAGTCGAGGTCGTTCATGAAGACCCGGCCCGAGACGTTCAGCACCGCGACCTTCGTGCCGTCGCGGGCGGTCACGACCACCGAGCCGTAGCCCGGGGCGCCAGGCGGGTAATTGAGGGGACGCAGGAGGCGGTTCTCCTTCGGGATGTAGCCGAGGACCTCCTTCTTGTCCCAGATGTGGTTGCCCGAGGTGATCACGTCGACGCCGAGGCGCAGCAGGTCGGCGCCGGTCTCGGGGGTGATCCCGAAGCCGCCGGCCGCGTTCTCGCCGTTGGCCACCGTCAGGTCGATCCCGTGCGCCTCCTGCACCTTGCGCAGGTGCGTCGCCAGGGCCTGCCGCCCCGGCTTGCCGACGACGTCCCCGATGAACAGGATCTTCATCGGACGCAGGACGGTGCCGCTCGAGGAACCGTCTGACGAGGCCGAAGAAGGCTGCAGATGCAAGGCGGGCGACGATCCGGCGACTGAGGCGACCTCGTGGTCGCCGCAGGGAGGCGGGAGGAGCCCAACGCCGCAGATGCGGCCTTATCCGGCCTCGTCACTTCGCGTAGTCGACCGCGCGCTTCTCGCGGATGACGGTGACGCGGATCTGCCCCGGGTAGGTGAGCTGCTCCTCGATCTTGCGGGCGATGTCGCGCGCGAGCACGACGGTGTCGCCGTCGCTGACCTGGTTCTCCTGCACCATGATCCGGATCTCGCGCCCGGCCTGGATCGCGAAGGCCTTCTCGACTCCCCGGAAGGAGTCGGCGATTTCCTCGAGCTTCTCCATCCGCTTGACGTAGGCCTCGAGGACCTCGCGGCGGGCGCCGGGGCGCGCCGCGGACAGTGCGTCGGCGGCGGCGACGAGCACCGCCTCGACCGTGCGCGGCTCCTCCTCCTCGTGGTGCGAGGCGATCGCGTTGATCACCTCCTCGCTCTCCTCGTAGCGCCGGGCGACCTCGGCGCCGATGATCGCGTGCGGCCCCTCGGTCTCGTGGTCCAGCGCCTTGCCGATGTCGTGGAGCAGGCCCGCGCGCCGGGCGAGCTTGACGTTGAGCCCGAGCTCGGCGGCCATGATCCCGCAGAGGTAGGCCACCTCGCGCGAGTGCTTGAGGATGTTCTGCGCATAGCTCGTGCGGTACTTGAGCCGGCCGATCAGCCGCACGATCTCCTGGTGCGCGTTGTGCACGCCGAGGTCGAACATCGCCTGCTCCCCGGCCTCGCGGATCGCCTGGTCGGTTTCCTTCTTGACCTTCTCGACGACCTCCTCGATGCGCGCCGGGTGGATGCGCCCGTCCGCGATGAGCCGCTCGAGCGAGATCTTGGCGATCTGGCGGCGCACGGGGTCGAAGGCGGAGAGGATGACGGCCTCGGGGGTGTCGTCGATGATCAGGTCGACGCCCGTCGCCGCTTCGAGGGTGCGGATGTTGCGTCCCTCGCGGCCGATGATGCGTCCCTTCATCTCCTCGCTCGGGAGCGGCACGACCGAGACGGTCGACTCCGCGACGTAGTCGCTCGAGTAGCGCTGGATCGCGGTGCTGATGATCTCCTTGGCCTTCTTGTCGGCGATGAGGCGCGTCTCCTCCTCGGCGCGGCGGATGGTGCGCGCGGACTCGGCCTTGACCTCCTCCTGGAGGCTCTCGAGGAGCTGGCGGCGGGCCTGCTCGGCCGTCATGCCGGCAACGCGCTCGAGGCGCACCTTGGCCTCGTCGACGAGCCGGCCGATCTCCTTTTCCTTCTCGCCGAGGCCCTTCTCGCGCTCGGCGAGGCGCCCGTCGCGCTGGTTGAGATCGGACTCCTTGCGGTCGAGGAGGCTCACCTTGCGCTCGAGGTTCTCCTCCTTCTGGTCGAGGCGCTTCTCGACCGACGCGAACTCCTGGCGCTTCTCGCGCGTCTCCTTCTCGAAGTCGGCCTTGGCGCGCAGCAGGTACTCCTTGGCCTCCAGCGCCGCCTCCTTCTCGCGGGTCGCGGCCTTGGCCTCTGCCGCCTCGACGATCGTGCGGGCCTCGCTCTCGGCGGCGCCGATCTTCTTCTCGGCGACGGACCGGCGCGCGAGCCAGCCGGCGAGCACGCCCGCGGCGAGCGCCGCCAGGGCGATGATCACTGCGATGGGCATCTGCACGGGTGACATGTCACCACCTCCTTGTCGGTGAACCGCCGGGTGCGGCGCGGATCACGCGGTCTTCGGTGACCACGAAGTCCATCGGGACGTCGTGAGGTCCGGTCGGGACGCGCTCGAGGACCTGCGCCTCGAAGGCGAGCCCGACCTTCAGGGTGCCGGGGGCGGCGTCGGCGAAGGCCCGGTCGTAGAATCCGAGCCCGTAGCCGAGGCGCCCGCCCGCGGGGTCAAAGGCCAGCCCCGGGACGAGGAACAGGGGGATGGCCGCGGTGGGCAGGAACCGCGCCGTCTCGCGCGGCGGCTGGGGGATGCCGAAGTGGTTGGGGACCAGCTCGTCGAGGGAGCGCAGCTCCGCGAACGAGAACGGATGCACCTCGCCGTGGAGATGGACCGGGACGGCGACCCGCCGCCCGGCGGCCAGGAGCGAGGCGATGAGGCCCATGGTCTCGACCTCCTCGCGGAAATTGACGTACGGGCAGACGATCGACGCCGACCCGAATCCGGGGAGGGTGCGGCACGCGGCGGCGATGCGGGCGCTGCGCGCGGCGCGGTCGGCCGGCGCGATGCCGCGGCGCGACTCCGTCAGGCGGCGGCGCAGCGCGCTCTTGTTCTCGGGGGCGACCGGTGGCTGGTCCATGGTGGCGCGGCACGCGGGCCGGGCTGAAGACTTGGGCCGGAATCTGCGCGCAGGCGTTGCGACGGAGGCCCGGACGCCGGCCGGGACCTCGGGGAAGGGCGGTGGGGCGTCTAGGCGGATGCGATCGCCGGCGAGAGGAGCGGCAGAGCCGCGCCCGGACGCGCCGGATGACCTGATCCCGCTTTCACCCTGCAGGCCCCCGGCGCCGTGCCCGTTCGCACGGAATGCCCCCCGAAGACCTCATTGCCACCGCTGCTGCCCATGTGCGAACTCTGCCGCGTTCAGATCCGGTGCCGAAGCTGCCCGAATCCTTGCTGTCCTTGTCCTTTCGTTGAGCGTTTCCGCCTCTATGTCAACGGGCCGCGTCCGCGGCCCGGGTCCGTCGAAAAGCCCCCGCGAAGGTGCCGTGTGGGCAAAAATGGTCTCGAACCAAAAGGTCCAAGTGGGAAGGCAGCAGGGCGCGTAAGGCTTCCCGCACCAGGTACGGGCCTGCTCAGGGCGCCCATCGTTTGCCTCCCCGTGCCATTCTCTGTTGGTTCGACAATTTTGTCGCCCAATCACGAACACCGCAGGGGCACGGCCTTACGGTGACCCGAGTATAGATTCGGCGAGAGGGAAAAGGCAAGCGCTTCGACAGCGCGCGGCCTCAGGCGCCGGCGGCGGTATCGCGTGGGGGGGCGAGCAGCGCGTCGAGGCGCGAGACGAGCGCCTCGACGCGCGATGCGTCGGCCGCCGCGGGCCCGGCGCACTGATCGCGCAGCCGGAAGAGCTCGTCGGCGATGTGCAGCGCCGCGAGCACGGCGATCTTGCTCGTGACGACCACCTTCCCCGATGCGGCCACCTCGCGCATGCGCTGGTCGACGTGGCGGGCCAGTTCCTCGAGGCGCGCGGCGGACTCCGTCGTGCGCAGGGGATACGTCTCCCCGTAGATCCGGACGGTGACGTGCTCGTCGCTCACCAGGAGACCTGGTCGATTTCCCTGATCAGCCCGCTGATGCGCTCGCGCACCGCGGCCCGTTCGGCGCGCAGGCGGGAGATCTCCTCGAGCAGCTGCTCGTCGGCGGGGGGGCAGTCCTTCGACGCGGGGGAGAGCGGCGGCGCGACGCTCTGGCGCTCGGCGAGCTCGCGCTCGAGCCGCGCCACCTCCCGTCTCAGCCTCTGGACGAGGTCGGCCACGGCGTCGACGCGGTCCTCAAGGATGTCGATGGATGCCGCCACGTCAGGAACGCTACCTCAGACATTACTTGATGTCAATTGAATACACGCGCAATATCAAGGGGTTGATTTTGAATGCCAAGAAACAGGCTGATGCCGGATGACCTCGGGGGAAGTTTCAACACATCGGCAGGACGAAAAAAAATGGCCCGCGCATCATCCGCGATGCGCGGGCCACAGACGGCTTTCCGTGCTAGGCGGCGCTCTCCTTGGCGATCGCGGCAAGGCGGGAGAATGCAGCCTGGTCGATGATCGCCAGTTCGGCGAGGACCTTGCGGTTGATCTCGATCCCGGCCTTCTTCAGCCCCGCCATGAAGCGGCTGTAGGAGAGGTCGTTCGCGCGCGCGCCTGCGTTGATGCGCACCACCCACAGGCCCCGGAAGTCCCGTTTCTTCGCGCGCCGGTCGCGGTAGGCGTACTTGCGCGCCTTGTCGACCGCCTCGGTGGCCGGCCGCAGGAGGCGGTGCTTGCCGCCCCAGTAGCCCTTGGCGGCCTTGAGAACCCTCTTGCGTCGCTGCGGGGTCTTGGGCCCGCCCTTTGTCCTCGGCATCGCTTGGTCTCCTTCGTCCTAGAACTTGTACGGGATCAGCTTCCTGATGTTCTTGGCGTCCGCGGCATTGACCGTGTCGGCGAGGCGCAGACGCCGCTTGCGCTTGCGGGTCTTGGTCGTCAGGATGTGGCTCGCGTAGGCCTTCGAGCGCTTGATCTTGCCGCTCTTGGTCGTCAGGAAGCGCTTGGCCGCCGCGCGCTTGGTCTTGATCTTAGGCATCCTTGGCATCCTCCTCGGGCTCAGGCTCGTGCTGGGCGGCGCGGACCACGGACTCCGGGAAGACCGCGCCCGGTTTGACAACGAGATAGACATACATGTTGCGCCCCTCGAGGCGGGGCGGGTTCTCCGGCGCCGCGTAGGGCGTCAGGTCGGCGGTGAGACGGTCGAGTATGGCCTTGCCGAGGTGGGTGTGCGCCATCTCGCGCCCGCGGAACATGATCGTGACCTTGACGCGGTGGCCCTGCGAGAGGAAGCGCAGGACGTGGCCCTTCTTGAAGTCGTAGTCGTGCCCCTCGATCTTCGGGCGCATCTTGATTTCCTTGATCTTGATGATGCGCTGGTGCTTCTTCGACTCCTGCGTCTTCTTCGCCTGGCTGTACTTGTACTTGCCGAAGTCGAGAATGCGGCAGACCGGCGGGACGGCGGTGGGGGCCACCTCCACCAGGTCGAGGTCGCGGTCCCACGCCGCCTGGATGGCGTCGTTGATGTTCATCACCCCGAGCTGGTTGCCCTCGTTGTCGATCACCCGGACCTCCCGGGCACGGATCTCGCGGTTCACCCGCTGCTGGACCGTCGCCGTAACGCTCATGCCACCGTCACCGTTCGCTGACCCCCTTGTTCGTGGAGTAACCCGAGGAACGCGTCGAGCGGGAGGGCACCGATGTCGCCCTCCTCGCGGCGGCGGACGCCGACCGTGCCGTCCGCCTGTTCCCGGGCGCCGAGTATAGCCATGAAGGGCACCTTCTGCAACTGCGCTTCGCGGATCTTGTAGCCGATCTTCTCGTTGCGCAGGTCGAGCTCGACGCGGTGGCCGGCGGCGCGGAGGCGCTCGGCGACGGCGCGCGCGT
Coding sequences within it:
- a CDS encoding TIGR00282 family metallophosphoesterase, which translates into the protein MKILFIGDVVGKPGRQALATHLRKVQEAHGIDLTVANGENAAGGFGITPETGADLLRLGVDVITSGNHIWDKKEVLGYIPKENRLLRPLNYPPGAPGYGSVVVTARDGTKVAVLNVSGRVFMNDLDCPFRSVLAEIEALAGEARVRVVDFHAEATSEKIAFGRFLDGRVSAVVGTHTHVQTADERVLPGGTAYISDLGMTGPVESVIGVDPDIVVRKFLTGLPERFETARGAAQFQGAVVEVAPGSGLALGIQRLSLAAPAA
- the rny gene encoding ribonuclease Y yields the protein MSPVQMPIAVIIALAALAAGVLAGWLARRSVAEKKIGAAESEARTIVEAAEAKAATREKEAALEAKEYLLRAKADFEKETREKRQEFASVEKRLDQKEENLERKVSLLDRKESDLNQRDGRLAEREKGLGEKEKEIGRLVDEAKVRLERVAGMTAEQARRQLLESLQEEVKAESARTIRRAEEETRLIADKKAKEIISTAIQRYSSDYVAESTVSVVPLPSEEMKGRIIGREGRNIRTLEAATGVDLIIDDTPEAVILSAFDPVRRQIAKISLERLIADGRIHPARIEEVVEKVKKETDQAIREAGEQAMFDLGVHNAHQEIVRLIGRLKYRTSYAQNILKHSREVAYLCGIMAAELGLNVKLARRAGLLHDIGKALDHETEGPHAIIGAEVARRYEESEEVINAIASHHEEEEPRTVEAVLVAAADALSAARPGARREVLEAYVKRMEKLEEIADSFRGVEKAFAIQAGREIRIMVQENQVSDGDTVVLARDIARKIEEQLTYPGQIRVTVIREKRAVDYAK
- a CDS encoding 5-formyltetrahydrofolate cyclo-ligase; translation: MDQPPVAPENKSALRRRLTESRRGIAPADRAARSARIAAACRTLPGFGSASIVCPYVNFREEVETMGLIASLLAAGRRVAVPVHLHGEVHPFSFAELRSLDELVPNHFGIPQPPRETARFLPTAAIPLFLVPGLAFDPAGGRLGYGLGFYDRAFADAAPGTLKVGLAFEAQVLERVPTGPHDVPMDFVVTEDRVIRAAPGGSPTRRW
- a CDS encoding cell division protein ZapA, producing the protein MSDEHVTVRIYGETYPLRTTESAARLEELARHVDQRMREVAASGKVVVTSKIAVLAALHIADELFRLRDQCAGPAAADASRVEALVSRLDALLAPPRDTAAGA
- a CDS encoding cell division protein ZapB, yielding MAASIDILEDRVDAVADLVQRLRREVARLERELAERQSVAPPLSPASKDCPPADEQLLEEISRLRAERAAVRERISGLIREIDQVSW
- the rplT gene encoding 50S ribosomal protein L20; translation: MPRTKGGPKTPQRRKRVLKAAKGYWGGKHRLLRPATEAVDKARKYAYRDRRAKKRDFRGLWVVRINAGARANDLSYSRFMAGLKKAGIEINRKVLAELAIIDQAAFSRLAAIAKESAA
- the rpmI gene encoding 50S ribosomal protein L35, producing the protein MPKIKTKRAAAKRFLTTKSGKIKRSKAYASHILTTKTRKRKRRLRLADTVNAADAKNIRKLIPYKF
- the infC gene encoding translation initiation factor IF-3, giving the protein MSVTATVQQRVNREIRAREVRVIDNEGNQLGVMNINDAIQAAWDRDLDLVEVAPTAVPPVCRILDFGKYKYSQAKKTQESKKHQRIIKIKEIKMRPKIEGHDYDFKKGHVLRFLSQGHRVKVTIMFRGREMAHTHLGKAILDRLTADLTPYAAPENPPRLEGRNMYVYLVVKPGAVFPESVVRAAQHEPEPEEDAKDA